TCTTGTGTCGTGCTAGTTGAAGTCCATGGTCTCCCATCCAAGCATCAATGGCTTCTAGTGTGGGGGGGGGTTACCACACCAGCCAGAGCATCCTATATATATGCAGCTACAAGTAGGGATAAGTCATCTGCAAACTTGACCATCTGAACCGGTACGTCCATCCTGAGGATGTCATCATAGAACACGTTCCACAGTGTGGGCCCAAGGACCGACCCCTGCGGGACACCTCCTGTGACCGGCCTAATGGTGCTCCTCCCCTCAGCTGTCCTTATGGTAAGTGTACGACCGTAAAATTTTCACTAGGTAACGTGGGACCCCTCTCCATCGAAGAGCCTCATCCACGTGATTCCATGGCGCGGAGTTAAAGACATTGTGAATATCGAGTGCCACCAAGACGCATAGTTCCTGCTTTCGTGAGGGACCACGATTGGCCAAAGTGGCTCAGtgtaaaatgtacaatgtatcACAATATCACAGAATATCGCAATATATTATGAGAAGCCGGAAAAATGTATGCATGACAGTAGTCGTAGTAACATAGTGTAACTAAAATATAGCCTGATTAAAActttgttgaaaatataattaattattgctacatgacttattttaatattttaattggtacACTTGGTTTGCTTTGCTTTTCTCCACTTGTACAGGTTtgttttatacaattgtatGCACATCATCAATTGAATATTCATAGTCACATCCTTAGCATCCTATGTTCTAAGTCAGAAAATGTAGATGCTGAATTTCTATTTTTCTGTCACTTACATAAACTTCTCATTGCAAATTGGTTTATAGGCAATAGTAAAactatataggcatatagccaTACTAAAGGAATGACCATAGAAAAAACCACACAACCCAGGCAGAACTAATTTGCTCACACAAAGTACACATTTTCCTCACCATATATGTTGAATGTTTatgttgtttaataaataaattaacaaatcctGTTGATCAAAACCATGGGTATTTCCATGAATTATCAAGAACTTccaaacaattattactaaaaatatattaatttgtaatacacatcatttcatataaaatattttaaatattaacattgaatgacatacatataaacaaaaatgtgatatattttaccattatataaaaataactataattttaattaatcgttcataaaataatgcataaaaaaatatttttaataaaataaaaataaaaataagaaacaataaaaaaaaatgtctttaaaaaaattttacaattatttatactataattattgaacacattgtaatcattttttgttcagaaaataatttttaaaaaaaccatttggattgtacatacattaaataaataaaagcctaacactatataataatttgaaataattgaaaattaaaaaatagttacatTCTGATAACTAACAAGTATACAAATACAGtggctataaaataaataaatagaaatcaGAAAAAAAGATATCAGATcgtttgacaataatattatattattaaataatagaaattaataacaGACTTAATATCTAATTTGTATTTGGTTAAAATCAAACTGCTatccaaataattttaaacaaaatagcTTCTATAATAGAAACAAGTGATTCtaaattataaagatatattataatattatgatgaaattgTAGAAATAAAAAGTTTCAAGACAGTAGTTATTCTAGCTGATATGTTGTCTATATTTGATAAGATACTAcagttgattataaatactataatcaatgatactacttatatttacctgatattatattattaattataatagatcaACATTATTTAAGCTacattaataagtaaataaatagtcAAATATTAATCTATTGTTAATTGTATCATAATGGACGTTGACTGTTGAGTAACTTTTCaataaacataacattataagcTAATTTAAGTGATGGTAAAATAAATCCCACTAAGCACAATcgctaaaaattcaaatataatgttttaatacaaccactttagtaaaattaaattttagttataacAGTACAtactgttaattttttcattgcatactattaattaaagatcatattattatatctacaataacaaaaatcactgtaattaaattatattacctgtttcatattaaaaaaactaattcaaCATTGAGTACAaatctgaaatattttaaatattttttttataatttttttaaaaaaccaacatacttttacttaaaatattataattttatatgagaTCTTACAATcaacttttatatttctatattatttcaaatttctatacacatttttggtaacaaataataatataaatattagtcaatcgactatattatattttaaaggtacaattaattaagttattcagcttacaataaaatgtataattctaaaattgatcattttaaaaaaaacattttaatataactttaaattttgtttacaaatttgataatcaaatttattaatttaaagttatttaggtactttaatataaaatataatttatattcatttaaaaaaaatgtagtcgAATGACCAAATTGtgttacaaaaatatgttttcaagatttgaaaaacatttaaaaaaataatattttattacatatttatacaattaaatacctaatgaaagtatacattaaaataaaacaagagcatataatgtatttttatgtaagCCAATTCAAATAGCTCAAAagtgttgataataaataatatattacttgacataaaaaaataactaataacaatgttttcttgttaaaaatattaattaattgtaaagttaaatttggttttgggAGCCAATCTGtaggtttataatttatatgtattacattaattgtaatttaaaactattaggttaaataaattaataattttactgtttaaagcgtgaaacaattataaaaaaaaaatattttaaaatacctacttatattcaGCATAAAGTCAATAAATTAatcatgaacataatatttattaaataactaatttatttcaataattattgaacataatataaaaatagttcaataataagtgatgtataaaaatgttaaacgtATTTTGGTTTAAGTTAGGGAACACAATTATGTAATGATTTATatcaaatgatttaaaaaaaataaatgtttgtatagaATTTTAAGTATCATGCATCACAATGaatcataacaaaaaattaatacttagttgaaataaaattatttatagacaatatttaaacttaatacaaataatttactttgGACATAAAATATTTGCATCTTTTCCTGGACGGAtagtttactaatataaattctaatgtataaaaacaaattgatgGACGGCATAATAATACACATGGAATATAGCTATGATAGAAACTACCTATGATAGAAACTAGAAAGAAAGCACCTGTGAAGAAACCTAAATCTACCATAACAGCAAGTGAACtcttttttcactaaaaaaaaaaaactatggacAGAATCATAGGTGCAAATATCCCATATTATCAAGAAGGACTGACAAATTTAGctcaatataaaatgtttaaaaaaaatacactaaaaataaactattgtaaaatcaattatagCATGGGTGGCCAGAAGAAATCATCCAAAATTGACCAGTCAATCGTGATCAACTGTTTGGCCACTCctgaaatatagtataaaatttaaacctGAGTTTGTGGTACAGGTTTTTCATTTATGGCCATAGGATGATCTCGCATAGAAGCTGCACTGTTTGTTCTCAAGGTGCTAGAAGATGCTGTCTTCTTGGGTGAAGCATGTAATGTCTTAATAGGTGCATCatgatattcataaatattactgGTTACACTACGATTATCAATGCCTTGATGACTCATTGGCATTGGCTCTTCTCTAACGACTAAAACATCACCGTTATAATAACGATCtttagttctaaaaaaaaaataattaaatatacattttttgtcttaCATTCTCAATTctcaaatcaattaaattaagtataattagtAAACTTACTTCTTTGCATTACACCAAAGTATGCAAAGTATTACTGTCAGAgcaattaaaatcatattgagACCAGATAGACCCCAAAATGCCACTTGAATTGGAGTTTTAGGTTCCCACCAGaactaaatataaaagaataattaaaaacaaatacaaaataatcctGTATGTACATAAAGTGAGCAGGGGGTcactaaaaaaaagtatctacattttaaagcaataacaaataatttaattttaaaagattctACCCAGAACAAAACATAcgcaaaaatgttcaaaatttgacAACAAAAAAAGGTtatatttctgaaatatttttattttttttgaaccgattactagtatttataaataccgaaTACTGACTACCGTTACCTATGAACTATAATATCAATCAGAATACGATAAAAGGCACACAACTCAACTCTCAACAGACAATGTATAGATAACTGTAAATCGTTGTCTGTCTCTGATAGAGCACGGGTACAAAGgtatagtacaattttttttagaaaactggTATTCAATCGGTAAAACCTGTGATTTGAATATAGTACCGGTAATTGGTTACCACAGGACCGGTataaaaccggtaaccggtatccaaatttaatttagtaacggtttcaagccctgcagttaattatttaacaaatcaCTCTTTTGTGAAGCTCAAAACCTTAAAACAtactataaattactataaatcaCTTACTTCTGTAGTCGGAGGATATGTTGGTACAATAATACCAATAACAGTAGGTAAATATTCTGACCAAAATGCCGATTCCATTTgtctataattttgttttatagttgtattatatgTTGAATTGATATTCAGGTATTTGAGATCGTTTTTAAATGCCATATCAAAGTGTATACCTAAAATCTGAGATTGACTTGGATTTCTAAAACAGAATAATTTCAgtgttatgattaataattatatcctatattacaataaaagcaaaaatttaacttcaaatattgaaatataataaacctTAAGTTTTAACaagaatatatgtataaaacatgTACAAATAGttgtataacaaacaaaaaattattaaatttgtaatttttatttcagtacATAGTACATTTTATCCATATATCCAAATTGGATAGAGCattttagattaatatatacctggatagaatatatatatcagacattaatttatgaattcagcgaaataaataaaatatataagtattattaatgtatgGAAGGGCCAAGGtactatattttagtttacCAGGCCTTCATGTCCGTATATGACAGGTGGACGCAAATGCAATGATGCAATGTTGTTGTTTAAAgctgtattttagattcttagcggaGCAATgagtttattgattttacaatgtgtttttttttttaatgtgtccCCACTGTTTGGGACAGTAAAACCATAGAACAATAGCTTAATAATCAGAATGGAACAAAATATACGAGTACATATTGAAATTAGTGTATTGGTGAAGTTTTTGTCCAGTGACCAAATGTCAAatcagtacaaactacaaacactAGTATtcaataagaacattttttaaaatgtagtgAAAAAAAAGCgctacttttaaaaaaaaatagcaatagTAGTAGCGAGCTACTTTTTTGGGGGGAGTAGCTGTAGCGTTAGCGTGCTATAAAAAACTAGTAGTGTCCCAAGCactggttataagttataacctttgggaacaaatttattttagttgttcAGCGTGAATACTTACACTATTCAGCCGACAACTATTAATCTGTATGTCAGTATGTCATTGcactttatcaataaattattttaaatattacaatcataatgtaataaaatcattattctgaactctaatttattttaaattcacttTGTTTTTTAGGGTTATTGTTAAGTAAGAGAAATAGTGAATCCTCTGCaagattttgaaataaaaatgtataaaacaatatgaaATAGAATGATCGACCCTATATATCTAGAAGAGTATTATGGTTATTGTCTCCATGAAAATTAAAAGCTAGAACTGCTACTGTTAAATCATCCTGACATTTGGGCACTGAACAAGTTAcaagaataaaaatgttatgaaagtattaactaaaaattaatatactattattattatagcataaaGAGAACGGATATTTTAAAGGTGACTTTGTTAGGTACAGAAAGAGAAATGTATTTGTCGGTctgtaatgtaaaatattaatgttataattgaaaattgattatttaaataataacatacccATAAGTTGCAAAATTGGTATAAGCCTTCATGAAAAAATGACTCATATTACGATCATTGTCAGTCCATTTTCTTTTATCCACAACTGGAATACGAGGGAAAAActctaaaaataacataataaaattaatatttaaaaaggcttaaagaggtataatattataaataaaaacaacataccACTATCCATAAAAGGTGCACCTGTCAAGAAGTAATATTCCGTGTCATGTGAATACAGTCTCCATTCAGGTAAGGGAATACTCGTTACAGTGGTATTCAAAACATACATATAGACTGGAACATCTTCAGCTACAAGTAATTTAGACATTTCATCATGTGGAGCAACAAACAAAAAATCTGACAACAtctgataataaaataagttaatattttaaattaattaaaatgtacaacttattatttaatttgaagcGAACTAaaataatcatacatttatatactgtGTTCTTATAGAATCTGGATTAATTGGATCAGgccaatatgtatataagtattttatagcTTGGTAAACTCCAGATggatttaatgtataattatattgaagaaCCAATTCTTTAACTTTATTGTTGAAGAACTCTTCAGTTActgtatatgttttattattatctgttaattaaaatgatagtgttattgttaaataatgattcataatacataaataatttagttttataatcttacataatatgtatgctGCTTCTTGAGTGGTGACACCACTCAAGTATCTAAGATCCTTGTTAAAGTGACCTGATTGAATAGCAGATTTTACTGATTCGTTAATAAAATGCCAATCTGACTGTTGCCAACCATCATACCAATCACTTTTAGGCACCAAAAATTCATTGTCAATAATTGGTCCCCAAGCATTAAAACCAATTTGAggctaaataaatataataaaaacaattttaaatctatttatttaaaaacattttttatttaataaattactttaaaatctGATCCGAGTTCCAAAAAACTTCTTCCACGTTTCAGACAATCAACAATTTTCCACGTAGATTCGGTACTGCAGCCAATGTGAGCGGCAAATACTTTAGTTGTATTTAAAGCCCTCCATCTATCTTTTATAAGTGCCCAATCTGCAAGAGCTGAACCACTCTAGAAAATAAAgtacatattaaaatcaatataaactttaatcacaaaaataaatctaatacaaaaaaattacaaaatcaattATGACTAATAACTaagtatgaattaaaaatattatttatttattgatataataagcAGGATTTCATATAAGCCATAACATACGActcaaataaattgtttttttttttatcgcccATTTTATTTACAAGTATAATGTTCTATATAACAATGACTTATgagtaatgataaaaaaaaatattgctataaattaaattccgttttttttttcgttataccTGAGCCTTATTAATACATCTTCcaaaattactttatattataggtaatatgtattcagtatacacattacacatctaatagcaatattatacaattcttaTATTTCTTTGCTATtttgtaagtaattaaataagaTTGAATTAACACATTTCGTTACCTGGGCAATAACTTTGGATACCATAAAACTAGTTTTAGGATTAACCATTAACAATCCTGCTGATGCAGCACCTGCATCCGGTCCAAATAAAGTGATTAATTTACGATCACCATTGAAAAATTCAATGTTGTCGTAAACCCAACGTAGAGCCATAGCTTGGTCCATAAGCCCATAATTACCAGGGGAATTGTCATCACACGTGCTCAGAAatcctttaaaattaaaatattatttcgaagattttaaaaattgatttttttaattacctaaggCTCCCAATCTATAATTGATAGCTACAACAACAACGTTATAAAATGCAGCCATCATATGTCCATGAAAAGAATTTGATGATCCATGTACAAAGTCACCTCCGTGTATGTAAAACATGACTGGATATGGTTTAGCTGGTGCCACACCCGTCTGTGTGACCATAGAATTCAAAAAgaccaatacatattatattaaatattgaacaatttattgCAACAAGTAATAactgaatattttgtttaccgatggcataaatatatttaaaaataaacagtctTCATCTACTTTTGGCACGCCTTTAGTAATACCAGTGTAAATAGCCGGCTGTGGGCATGCAGATCCAAAGTCAACAGCTTGATGTAACTGCCAACCTTTATGGGGTCGTGGTGGCTAAACAGTAATATTTACATAAGTatactataaacaattttaattcataagTACAAGACAGTTGGAAATAACACATACACGAAATCTTCCTTCATTAATTGGTGGCGCTGCATATGGTATGCCTAAGAACACAGCTACTTCGGCTTGTTTTCGCTCAACAGGTGTTTGAAAAGGTCTATACCCGTTCTCAGGTAGAGGGTTGTCATAAAGATGCACTTTAAATCCCTGAATTTGACCATATTTTGTGGATACAAATACGTCTCTATCTAATTGTTTTGAATCAGTTCTCTCTCTGCCTTGTAAATCTGGTCGCCACCGACCCAGTATCCCAGGGAGCAATAACATATCGTCACcctaaaatcaataattaatcagTTAGTATGTTGAAGTAATAGCAGAACTTCagtaaaaaatcaatacatgcaaggtaaatttattaagtacaaaatCATGGTTGGCACTCAACACTCACAGGATAATTTTGCCCATTGGGTCGATACGACGGGGTTCCAGGACGACCAGGTTGATTGTACGGCAGCCGATTCTGGTAGTTGTTCTGTTGGCCGTATTGGTCTAGTAGCGGGTTGTAGGGGTTGGCCGATTGTGGCAGATTCCGATCATATGCCGTCTGCGAGGGCGGATAGTTTTGGCCATTATATGTTTGGTACCTGTAATCCTGGGCATTTGAAAGGGCGACCACAAACAATATGAGAGAGATGGACAGGGCGTGACACTGAGcaaataacataacaaatttcgGAGTTTCGATCACCAGAGAAACACTACACAATCAACGGACATCTGAACTACAATAGaccaatttgaatattatacacataacgATCTCACGCAATTTAATAACTGTAGCGGATTATCCGCTAACACGGAAAGAATCgtgagaaaaatatattaattgcgGTTTGTGGacgttaaaaaaatcaaaactatttcATATCCTGTATTTGTTATTGTTAGTAAGACTGGCCCATTTACGATTTGCCTTCTTAATTCTTCTTAACATTTTACACCGGAGCAGCCAACAATTGGTTGATAGTGTTGATACTATCACGTCGATGTTCTGGTCACACTGATAAAACTACTGAAGAAACTAatgaagaataatatattattattatgagtgttattgactattgtaaatTCTTTGCCaccaaaattagtaattacaaattgtttaaCTTGTACTTATAGACaacttatattatgtctatgacTTGTgcaaattataactatttttaataaaaaaatatatgatatatatgttttatttatgaaaactaatgatgtaataatatttattataatacttgttaTACCTGTTGAGTTTAGGATTATGTTTGTTGATCAATCTGgacaaaaatgacaaaatagtaataagtaacatttactaaacgtatgacgtataaataagtaatattataatgtagaacTTACAGTAGGCTTAAAGTCGGTCTTATATACAAGTGACCTATTGACCTAAGTCTTACGCCCCTGTTTAACAATATTCGATTTGCTAATAATTATATCCCATGATATGACGTGATTTTGcacattattaataacaacaatgatGTTGTTGTTGCACAATATGATGATacgttatacaatattaaattattttatacacataattttgtaattattgggttttatttttggatggtaagaacattaattCAATTAAGATTAACAATctcaaaacaaatttacattataattaattaatatatgttatgttataaactttatataaattcagaaaaatataaatcttattattttaatctagtgtaacaaattttaaacggaatattataaacagtaattatcgtattatacattcaaatgtaatattatggacATGGGCAGTAAACTGTTAAAATGTACActgtaccaaaataaaattaacaatatacaaGAACaaaaacaggattgaacaatgatattattctaaatttaaatgttagttCCTAAACAGCAAGTAACAAATATTTGTTCATTCTTCCATATActcaatttgtataattatgataGGCTTCAGAGCAAACCAATTTGTTCCTTGAATGTCAGAACTTCAATTCCTTAATGGCTTGAGGGAGGTCTGGAAGTTTCATATCCTTTAACTGTTGTggaatattcatatttttcatagCAGACACAGCTCTAGATGGTGCACCAGCAAGACCCGCctaaacaatattgaaaaaagttaattttcaagtaaaaactatcaaaaattcTTAATTGATTAAAGTTGGTCATACTTCTTGTTTCTCTAATTTGTTTTGTTCTTCTATCCTTGAAAGTATTTCAGTCATATTAGTTTCTAGAACCATTCCACCCATTACTagttcatttaaaatgtaatgaatctataaaaaattgtttaagttttttaataaactaaattaattaaatctaagTTCACTAACTGATCAAGGGTCCTAAAGAATCAAATTGTTATACCCTTATttcttggtaaaaaaaaaatgtatgtttttaaatttattgatttgaaaCATCATAGCTAAGtagtttgaaattattttcacaacactatgaaaaaaagtattaaaggtttatagtgcatatttacatatttaaagaGTTAGTGGTTTTAGGagcatatttcttaattttaccaatttttaagcatatttgatgaataatgataagtttataatacaaaatgaaaatttgacaataaaaaaaataaatatattataggtaggtaggtaatgtacatattttattttgagttttcactataggtattattatattgtgtttttaaaatccCTAGTTGACATACAATTTACcgtttttatcaataaatatttaggaaaaattataaaatataaaaatatattttggtaaaatatttgtatttatgaaaattataagtaaaaaaaaatatatgtgcaTATTTATAGGTCCCTATgacttattacataattatgattttttttcaaactaataAACACTGTtggcattatttttaaaatgaataaattgatttaattgacatacatattatataaagcataacttacagttatattatgtgaatcttattacataaatatgagtttttaatgaaaaataatcagtTATAGAGTTTTGTTTctagagtttttttttagaatattgttGTATCTGGTACTATTATAAGCGATTTTGAGTGTATTTAAACTTAGAATGGAATAAACATCAAATTcacttcaataaatattaaaaaaatatttgaacaatattattgaaaaaaaagctgtttaaaataatgagaGTTGAGTTATagatatcataattttattttataggataaataattgtttgttaatcaatcataatattaccttGTCGACGTGAAATATAAGATCGAGCtcacaaacattttcaaaacatttatcgAGTGTTTCAACAAATACTTGAATTAAATCAAGAATACCAAGTTCTGATTCTGACGAATCTACACAAAACACGAAATACAGTGTAGCATAATGACGATAAATCAGTTTGTAATCTGATCCTCCAATgagactaaaaattaaaataaaatattcttagcataaatcataatgaaatttgTATATTGGTAATTTCATTGTTAAACTTTCAAATTACCTTCCACCTTCAAGAAAGTTGCAAACATTGTCATCTCGTTTGGAAACCAACTGAAATGTTTCCTTAATAATTTGCTGTTGCATATCTTCAttctattttcaaatatttcaatgattgaaaaagttaatatgcactatatatcttattttttatttaattaagtagatacttacaaaatattgaTAGAATTTAGAAAGTCTAGGCTTTCCGTAATTGTTAAAGACCAATATTGCTTTGATCATAATTGTTTCTTATTCTAAAAACTTTAAAGtgatatttatgttaatattaataaaataatggaataaATTGGAACATGAACAAATTATTAAGaactgtattatcattttttattaaataggaaatgttttactaaacatttcataataacattatacaatcCAATTCTAATCAGAAAATTCAGACATTAAGTCAAATAAATTAAGTTCAGTTCAGAGTTCAAAATACTCGGTTCTCGGTTCTGCTTTTATACAGAAGTAAGAAAATAAGAAATCTTAACGTGTCTGAAAAAAATGGTAGGCCTACGTCTTGtcaaatcttataaattataataaataattatgtgagTATCACTCTGTGTGAGTACTGAGTATGTAACATGTGTTATCACTTATCtatatttatcaattgaaaCAGTATAACCATTTCTGTAAAATGAACatttagtacaaacattttgtattttagaatttatagtaaatttttatataaatttttattattcagtCTGCTAAAACTCCAAAATACAAAAAGTTAAGcaatataatagatttatatttatataagtacatacaaatatgatcaaaaaaatgttgccATATCTCTAGTTTAGCTCCCATgcgatttttgaatttttatattctgagcgataaatatattgattttacaatgatcatGTTTTTTTTGTGAGTCTGTGCAGGGCCGTATTTAGGTTTGGTTCCCCTCCCTATAAATCTCTTTATTTGCCGCCCCCCAGTCCTTACGATTtaaggtatatcttaaatcgtaaCCCCCgcccagaaaaaaattaatttgactaatttcgtaaaaatttaaacttttaattcttacaaaaaaaaattgtaagtgtTGTCACTTAGGAGTTAAGATTATAATTAGTCATCGTTATATCAGAacaatattctaaataattgcATCAATTCAGTATTCACAATCGATTGACTAAACAAGGTATTCTCAACCGTGCAAAAGTGTGCCTAGAAATTATTCAGGTGTGTCGTAATTTTTGtcttattagatatatatatatattatgtatatattgtgtagTTTGTGTCAACTTCAAGTGAtagaagtttaaatttaaaagttaaacgtAAATATgctgataattatttatcttggATTTACGTTGAAAGGCGGTATGGTCGTCCTTTACCAGTTTGTACcgtcaaaatatgtatttatttctttgGTGTGctgtgaaaaattatttaaggatCAAGTGCATCaagtaaaatatgttgaaaatccTCGGTCTAAactctaattaataatataatagataggtaccttaCTACCTtctaaatttcaattattttgagtatttaTTCAGGCGCATACTGGGTCCATTTTTCC
The Metopolophium dirhodum isolate CAU chromosome 7, ASM1992520v1, whole genome shotgun sequence DNA segment above includes these coding regions:
- the LOC132948515 gene encoding acetylcholinesterase 1 translates to MLFAQCHALSISLILFVVALSNAQDYRYQTYNGQNYPPSQTAYDRNLPQSANPYNPLLDQYGQQNNYQNRLPYNQPGRPGTPSYRPNGQNYPGDDMLLLPGILGRWRPDLQGRERTDSKQLDRDVFVSTKYGQIQGFKVHLYDNPLPENGYRPFQTPVERKQAEVAVFLGIPYAAPPINEGRFRPPRPHKGWQLHQAVDFGSACPQPAIYTGITKGVPKVDEDCLFLNIFMPSTGVAPAKPYPVMFYIHGGDFVHGSSNSFHGHMMAAFYNVVVVAINYRLGALGFLSTCDDNSPGNYGLMDQAMALRWVYDNIEFFNGDRKLITLFGPDAGAASAGLLMVNPKTSFMVSKVIAQSGSALADWALIKDRWRALNTTKVFAAHIGCSTESTWKIVDCLKRGRSFLELGSDFKPQIGFNAWGPIIDNEFLVPKSDWYDGWQQSDWHFINESVKSAIQSGHFNKDLRYLSGVTTQEAAYILYNNKTYTVTEEFFNNKVKELVLQYNYTLNPSGVYQAIKYLYTYWPDPINPDSIRTQYINMLSDFLFVAPHDEMSKLLVAEDVPVYMYVLNTTVTSIPLPEWRLYSHDTEYYFLTGAPFMDSEFFPRIPVVDKRKWTDNDRNMSHFFMKAYTNFATYGNPSQSQILGIHFDMAFKNDLKYLNINSTYNTTIKQNYRQMESAFWSEYLPTVIGIIVPTYPPTTEFWWEPKTPIQVAFWGLSGLNMILIALTVILCILWCNAKKTKDRYYNGDVLVVREEPMPMSHQGIDNRSVTSNIYEYHDAPIKTLHASPKKTASSSTLRTNSAASMRDHPMAINEKPVPQTQV
- the LOC132948517 gene encoding AP-3 complex subunit sigma-1; translation: MIKAILVFNNYGKPRLSKFYQYFNEDMQQQIIKETFQLVSKRDDNVCNFLEGGSLIGGSDYKLIYRHYATLYFVFCVDSSESELGILDLIQVFVETLDKCFENVCELDLIFHVDKIHYILNELVMGGMVLETNMTEILSRIEEQNKLEKQEAGLAGAPSRAVSAMKNMNIPQQLKDMKLPDLPQAIKELKF